A stretch of DNA from Candidatus Polarisedimenticolaceae bacterium:
CAGGGCGCGCGGCTGCGAAGGAGCCCCGCACACGATCAGCGAGCGCCCGGTCTCGTGAAGGCGCTCCGCGAGGTCCTCGAAGGCGAGCAGGCCCGTCGCGTCGATCGCCGTCATGTTCCGCAGGCGCAGGATCACGATCGGCGGCTGGGAGGCGAGGTGCTCGGAGACCGCGGCGATCTTGTCGGTCGAGCCGAACAGGAACGGCCCGTGGATCCGGTAGATCGCCACGTAGTCGGGAATGTCCTTGTCCTGGAGGGTGTGGGCGTACCCCTCCTTGACGTAGTCGTGGGTCACGCGCGAGACGGTCGTCGTCGTCGTCACGGTCCGCAGGAACAGGAACACCGCGAGGATCATCCCCGCCTCGACGGCGACGGTGAGGTCGGCGAAGACGGTGAGCGCGAACGTGACCGACCAGACGGCGATCTCGGGCCTGGTCAGGCGCACCAGCTCCGGGATCTGGCTCCACTCGCCCATCGTGTAGGCGACGACCATCAGGATCCCGGCGAGCACGGGCATCGGGATGTAGGACGCGAGCGGGGCCGCGAACAGGAGCACCGCGAGCAGGGTGAGCGCGTGCACGATCCCGGCGACGGGCGTCCTCGCGCCGGTCCGGATGTTCGTCGCCGTCCGCGCGATCGCGCCGGTGGCGGGCAGGCCTCCGAACATCGGAGACGCGACGTTGGCCACCCCCTGGGCGATCAGCTCGACGTTGGGGTTGTGCTTGTCGCCGCTCATGCGGTCGGCGACGACCGCGGACATGAGGGACTCGATCGCACCGAGCATCGTCACGGTGAGCGCGGGGCTGAGCAGGGCGAGCACGAGCTCGGGGCGGAACGACGGCAGGTCGAACGACGGAAGGCCGGTCGGGATGCCGCCGAAACGGCTTCCGACCGTCTCGAGCGGGAGGCCGGCCGCCCAGGTCAGGAACGTCCCCCCGAGCAACACGAGCACCGTCCCGGAGATCCTCGGAACGTAGCGGCGCAGCACGAGGATGACGACGACGCAGGATCCCGCGAGGACCGTCGCGAGCCACGACGCCGTCTCCGCGTGGGCCCAGAGCGCCTCCATGCGGCCGAGGAACTCGCCGGGAACGTGGTCGACCCTCAGGCCGAAGAAGTCCTTGAGCTGGGTGGAGGCGATCAGAACGGCGATGCCGTTGGTGAACCCGACGACGACCGGGCGCGGGATGAACTTGACGAGCGTGCCGAGGCCGGAGACGCCCATGAGCACGAGAAAGACCCCCGCCATCATCGTGCACATGAACAGGCCGTCGACGCCGTGTTGCGCGACGATCCCCGACACGACGACCACGAACGCCCCGGTCGGCCCGCCGATCTGGCAGCGCGAGCCCCCGAGCGCGGAGACGAGGAACCCGGTCACGATCCCGCAGTAGATCCCGGCCTGCGGCGGCAGGCCCGAGGCGATCGCGAACGCCATCGCGAGGGGCAGGGCGACGAGGCCGACGGTGATCCCCGCCAGGAGATCGGCGCCGAAGGTCCGCGCGTCGTAGCCCGACTGCAGCGCGAGCACCGACTTGGGAAGCCAGGGTTTGAGGTCCAAGACGTCCCGCAACGTAGGACGCGCGGGGCGGCCCGGTCAAGTCGCCGCTGGTAGGATGCCGCGATGCGACGCCTGATCCTTCTCCTGACGGTGTTGTCCGCTTCCTCCGTTCCCGCCGACGAAGGGATGTGGACCTTCGACAACTTCCCTTCGAAGACGGTCGCGCAGCGGTACGGCTTCGAGCCCGACGCCGCGTGGCTCGAGGGGGTGCGCCTGGGGATGGTGCGACTCGGCGGATGTTCGGGGAGCTTCGTCTCCCCCGACGGACTCGTCCTCACGAACTACCACTGCGTGGCCGGCTGCGTGCAGCGGCTGTCCACCGCGGAGCGCGACCTCGAGAAGACCGGCTGGGTCGCGGCGAAGCCGGAGGAGGAGCTCGCCTGCAGGGAGAGCGAGATCACCCAGCTCGTCGAGATCCGCGACGTGACCGCGCAGATCCGCGTCGCGGTCGACGGTCTCGAAGGGGGCAGGTTCAACGACGCCCTGAAGGCCGAGAAGGCCAAGCTCGAGCGCGCGTGCGCCGTCGACGAGAAGACCCGCTGCGACCTCGTGAGTCTCTACCAGGGCGGGCTGCACCACCTCTACCGCTACCGGCGCTACGCCGACGTCCGCCTGGCGTGGGCCCCCGAGTTCGCGATCGGTTTCTTCGGCGGCGACCCGGACAACTTCAACTTCCCGCGTTGGAACCTCGACGCGGCGCTCCTGCGCGTGTGGGAGGACGGCAAGCCCGCGCCGACGCCGCACCACTTCCCCCTCGCCGCGGACGGCGCGCGCGAAGGGGACCTCGTCTTCGTCCCCGGGAACCCCGGCGGGACCTCGCGTCTGGACACGGTCGCCGACCTGCAGTTCGCCCTGGACTCCGTTTACCCCCGCACCATCCCCCTCCAGACGGAGCTTCGCGGCGTCCTCTCGGAATTCGCGACCCGCAGCCCCGAGGCCGAGCGCGTGAGCCGCAACGAGCGGATCTACCTCGAGAACTCGATCAAGGTGTGGCGACAGGAGCATCGCGCCCTCCTCGACGCCGAGCTGATGGCGGTCAAGACGCGCGAGGAGCGCGAGCTCCGCGAGCGCGTCGAAGCCGACCCGGAGCTGAAGGAGCGATACGGCGACGCCTGGGAGCGGATCGCGCGGGCCCTCGATGCGTACCGCCCCCTCGCCGAGCGCGCGGCGTACGTTTCCTCGACGTCCGGCTTCCGCGGCGACCTGTTCTCGT
This window harbors:
- a CDS encoding S46 family peptidase — its product is MRRLILLLTVLSASSVPADEGMWTFDNFPSKTVAQRYGFEPDAAWLEGVRLGMVRLGGCSGSFVSPDGLVLTNYHCVAGCVQRLSTAERDLEKTGWVAAKPEEELACRESEITQLVEIRDVTAQIRVAVDGLEGGRFNDALKAEKAKLERACAVDEKTRCDLVSLYQGGLHHLYRYRRYADVRLAWAPEFAIGFFGGDPDNFNFPRWNLDAALLRVWEDGKPAPTPHHFPLAADGAREGDLVFVPGNPGGTSRLDTVADLQFALDSVYPRTIPLQTELRGVLSEFATRSPEAERVSRNERIYLENSIKVWRQEHRALLDAELMAVKTREERELRERVEADPELKERYGDAWERIARALDAYRPLAERAAYVSSTSGFRGDLFSWARSLVRAAAELPKPDAERLPEFASARLPRLRQGLLAPKPVSAELEVARLSYSLEAMRRALGPDDPFVRRVLGARSPREAAETFVSGSRLGDPAVRKALLDGGQAAIDASEDAMIRLAALVDPEARALRRRIEDEIESVLERNRERVGKARFEVYGTSVYPDATFSPRLSFGAVRGWIEKGEPVPPFTTLRGLFARATGREPYALPERWLAARDRLDLDTPFNFVTTNDITGGNSGSAVVDRTAHVLGVAFDGNLHSIGGEYLYDPARNRMVAVDARAILAALEKVYGAKRLAEELRKAMR
- a CDS encoding SulP family inorganic anion transporter, which produces MDLKPWLPKSVLALQSGYDARTFGADLLAGITVGLVALPLAMAFAIASGLPPQAGIYCGIVTGFLVSALGGSRCQIGGPTGAFVVVVSGIVAQHGVDGLFMCTMMAGVFLVLMGVSGLGTLVKFIPRPVVVGFTNGIAVLIASTQLKDFFGLRVDHVPGEFLGRMEALWAHAETASWLATVLAGSCVVVILVLRRYVPRISGTVLVLLGGTFLTWAAGLPLETVGSRFGGIPTGLPSFDLPSFRPELVLALLSPALTVTMLGAIESLMSAVVADRMSGDKHNPNVELIAQGVANVASPMFGGLPATGAIARTATNIRTGARTPVAGIVHALTLLAVLLFAAPLASYIPMPVLAGILMVVAYTMGEWSQIPELVRLTRPEIAVWSVTFALTVFADLTVAVEAGMILAVFLFLRTVTTTTTVSRVTHDYVKEGYAHTLQDKDIPDYVAIYRIHGPFLFGSTDKIAAVSEHLASQPPIVILRLRNMTAIDATGLLAFEDLAERLHETGRSLIVCGAPSQPRALMARSGFDRRIGPENICDNVLAALDRAKTLYEARRVATTGPA